A region of Etheostoma cragini isolate CJK2018 chromosome 2, CSU_Ecrag_1.0, whole genome shotgun sequence DNA encodes the following proteins:
- the LOC117961266 gene encoding transcription activator BRG1 isoform X5 encodes MIVDEGHRMKNHHCKLTQVLNTHYLAPRRVLLTGTPLQNKLPELWALLNFLLPTIFKSCSTFEQWFNAPFAMTGEKVDLNEEETILIIRRLHKVLRPFLLRRLKKEVEAQLPEKVEYVIKCDMSSLQRVLYRHMQAKGVLLTDGSEKDKKGKGGTKTLMNTIMQLRKICNHPYMFQQIEESFSEHLGFSGGIVQGPDLYRASGKFEVLDRILPKLRATNHKVLLFCQMTSLMTIMEDYFAYRSFKYLRLDGTTKAEDRGMLLKTFNEPGSEYFIFLLSTRAGGLGLNLQSADTVVIFDSDWNPHQDLQAQDRAHRIGQQNEVRVLRLCTINSVEEKILAAAKYKLNVDQKVIQAGMFDQKSSSHERRAFLQAILEHEEQDEVWGQEVCLRINEEDEVPDDETVNQMIARSEEEFDQFMRMDLDRRREDARNPRRKPRLMEEDELPTWIMKDDAEVERLTCEEEEEKMFGRGSRQRKEVDYSDSLTEKQWLKSVFPVQAIEEGTLEEIEEEVRHKKTTRKRKRDRDPDLPGPSSSSGGRGRGDKDEDGKRQRKRGRPPAEKLSPNPPALTKKMKKIVDAVIKYKDSASGRQLSEVFIQLPSRKELPEYYELIRKPVDFRKIKERIRGHRYRSLGDLERDVMLLFQNAQTFNLEGSLIYEDSIVLQSVFTSLRQKIEKEEESEGEESEEEEDELEEGSETESRSVKVKIRLGRKDKGGDRGKVRSRRSGRSRAKPVVSDDDSEDEQEEERSPSATDEES; translated from the exons ATGATTGTGGATGAGGGCCACCGTATGAAGAACCACCACTGTAAGCTGACCCAGGTCCTAAACACTCACTACCTGGCCCCACGACGAGTCCTGCTGACAGGAACGCCGCTTCAGAACAAACTACCTGAGCTCTGGGCGTTGTTAAACTTCCTCCTGCCCACCATCTTCAAGAGTTGCAGCACCTTTGAGCAGTGGTTCAACGCCCCTTTCGCTATGACTGGAGAGAAG GTGGACCTTAATGAAGAGGAGACCATCTTGATAATCCGTCGTCTCCACAAAGTACTTCGTCCCTTCCTGTTACGCAGATTAAAGAAGGAAGTGGAGGCACAGCTTCCAGAGAAG GTGGAATATGTGATCAAGTGTGACATGTCATCTCTTCAGAGGGTGCTGTACAGGCACATGCAGGCCAAGGGGGTCCTGCTCACTGATGGATCAGAGAAGGACAAGAAG GGTAAAGGTGGCACAAAGACACTGATGAACACCATCATGCAGCTGAGGAAGATCTGTAACCACCCATACATGTTCCAGCAGATAGAG GAATCTTTCTCTGAACATTTAGGATTCTCTGGTGGGATAGTCCAGGG TCCAGACCTGTATCGGGCATCAGGAAAGTTTGAGGTGTTGGATCGAATCCTGCCAAAGCTGAGAGCCACAAACCACAAAGTACTGCTCTTCTGTCAGATGACCTCACTCATGACCATCATGGAGGACTACTTTGCCTATCGCAGCTTCAAGTATCTGCGTCTGGATG GCACTACGAAAGCTGAAGATAGAGGAATGTTGCTGAAAACATTCAATGAACCAGGATCAGAGTACTTTATCTTCCTCCTGAGCACAAGAGCTGGAGGCCTCGGCCTAAATTTGCAGTCTGCCGACACTGTGGTTATTTTTGACTCTGACTGGAACCCACATCAG GACCTGCAGGCTCAGGACAGAGCCCACCGTATCGGTCAACAGAACGAGGTGCGTGTGCTGCGTCTTTGCACAATCAACAGTGTTGAAGAGAAAATTCTGGCTGCTGCCAAGTACAAACTTAACGTGGACCAAAAGGTCATACAGGCTGGCATGTTTGATCAGAAGTCTTCCAGCCACGAGCGCAGGGCCTTCCTGCAGGCCATCCTGGAACACGAGGAGCAGGACGAGGTCTGGGGTCAGGAAGTCTGTCTAcgcattaat gaggaggatgaggtgCCAGATGATGAGACGGTCAATCAGATGATTGCCAGGAGTGAGGAAGAGTTTGATCAGTTCATG CGTATGGATCTAGACAGGCGTCGCGAGGATGCCCGTAACCCACGGCGAAAACCTCGTCTGATGGAGGAGGACGAGCTGCCCACATGGATCATGAAGGATGACGCTGAGGTCGAACGGCTGACCTgcgaggaggaagaagagaaaatgtTTGGACGAGGTTCACGACAGCGGAAGGAGGTGGATTACAGCGATTCGCTGACGGAGAAGCAGTGGCTCAAG TCTGTGTTTCCCGTGCAGGCGATAGAGGAGGGTACACTAGAGGAGATCGAGGAAGAGGTACGTCACAAAAAGACGACCCGCAAGAGGAAGCGTGACCGCGACCCGGATCTCCCTggtccctcctcttcctctgggGGAAGAGGTCGAGGGGACAAAGATGAAGATGGgaagaggcagaggaagagggggCGACCACCTGCTGAGAAACTCTCCCCCAACCCCCCTGCCCTCacaaagaagatgaagaagattgTGGACGCTGTCATCAAGTATAAAGACAG CGCCAGTGGGCGTCAGCTAAGCGAGGTGTTCATCCAGCTGCCATCTCGAAAAGAGCTGCCAGAGTACTACGAATTGATCCGCAAGCCTGTGGACTTCAGGAAGATCAAG GAGAGGATTCGAGGTCATCGTTATCGCAGTCTGGGTGACCTGGAGAGAGACGTCATGCTGCTCTTCCAAAACGCTCAGACCTTTAACCTGGAGGGATCACTG ATATATGAAGACTCCATCGTCCTCCAGTCAGTGTTTACCAGCTTGAGGCAAAAGAttgagaaggaggaggaaagtgaaggagaggagagtgaggaagaggaagacgaGCTGGAGGAAGGATCAGAGACTGAAT ctcGCTCAGTGAAAGTGAAGATCCGTCTGGGCAGGAAGGATAAAGGTGGAGATCGAGGGAAGGTTCGCAGCAGACGATCAGGACGCAGTAGAGCCAAACCTGTTGTTAGTGATGACGACTCTGAGGATGAGCAGGAAGAG GAGCGTTCCCCCAGTGCCACTGACGAGGAGTCCTGA
- the LOC117961266 gene encoding transcription activator BRG1 isoform X6, producing MCEEDEVPDDETVNQMIARSEEEFDQFMRMDLDRRREDARNPRRKPRLMEEDELPTWIMKDDAEVERLTCEEEEEKMFGRGSRQRKEVDYSDSLTEKQWLKSVFPVQAIEEGTLEEIEEEVRHKKTTRKRKRDRDPDLPGPSSSSGGRGRGDKDEDGKRQRKRGRPPAEKLSPNPPALTKKMKKIVDAVIKYKDSASGRQLSEVFIQLPSRKELPEYYELIRKPVDFRKIKERIRGHRYRSLGDLERDVMLLFQNAQTFNLEGSLIYEDSIVLQSVFTSLRQKIEKEEESEGEESEEEEDELEEGSETESRSVKVKIRLGRKDKGGDRGKVRSRRSGRSRAKPVVSDDDSEDEQEEERSPSATDEES from the exons atgtgt gaggaggatgaggtgCCAGATGATGAGACGGTCAATCAGATGATTGCCAGGAGTGAGGAAGAGTTTGATCAGTTCATG CGTATGGATCTAGACAGGCGTCGCGAGGATGCCCGTAACCCACGGCGAAAACCTCGTCTGATGGAGGAGGACGAGCTGCCCACATGGATCATGAAGGATGACGCTGAGGTCGAACGGCTGACCTgcgaggaggaagaagagaaaatgtTTGGACGAGGTTCACGACAGCGGAAGGAGGTGGATTACAGCGATTCGCTGACGGAGAAGCAGTGGCTCAAG TCTGTGTTTCCCGTGCAGGCGATAGAGGAGGGTACACTAGAGGAGATCGAGGAAGAGGTACGTCACAAAAAGACGACCCGCAAGAGGAAGCGTGACCGCGACCCGGATCTCCCTggtccctcctcttcctctgggGGAAGAGGTCGAGGGGACAAAGATGAAGATGGgaagaggcagaggaagagggggCGACCACCTGCTGAGAAACTCTCCCCCAACCCCCCTGCCCTCacaaagaagatgaagaagattgTGGACGCTGTCATCAAGTATAAAGACAG CGCCAGTGGGCGTCAGCTAAGCGAGGTGTTCATCCAGCTGCCATCTCGAAAAGAGCTGCCAGAGTACTACGAATTGATCCGCAAGCCTGTGGACTTCAGGAAGATCAAG GAGAGGATTCGAGGTCATCGTTATCGCAGTCTGGGTGACCTGGAGAGAGACGTCATGCTGCTCTTCCAAAACGCTCAGACCTTTAACCTGGAGGGATCACTG ATATATGAAGACTCCATCGTCCTCCAGTCAGTGTTTACCAGCTTGAGGCAAAAGAttgagaaggaggaggaaagtgaaggagaggagagtgaggaagaggaagacgaGCTGGAGGAAGGATCAGAGACTGAAT ctcGCTCAGTGAAAGTGAAGATCCGTCTGGGCAGGAAGGATAAAGGTGGAGATCGAGGGAAGGTTCGCAGCAGACGATCAGGACGCAGTAGAGCCAAACCTGTTGTTAGTGATGACGACTCTGAGGATGAGCAGGAAGAG GAGCGTTCCCCCAGTGCCACTGACGAGGAGTCCTGA